ATGATGTGTAAAACTTGATATTGCAGTATTGGCTGTATTGTTTGTTCCTTCTAAAACATACAAACCAAATTGCAATGAATCATCAGCATATATATAATTTTGTGAGGGGAATAAAATATATATAACTAAAAATAATAAAGATAAAAAACCTAGCTTTGTATTTAATGTAAATTTTTCTGATTCCATTTTACAAAGATATATTTGTAGTTGAAAATTATTAGCTTATCAAAAAGTTTAATTCGTAATAAATAGTAAAGAAGAATAAATTAAATAATAAAAAAAAATTAAATTCAAGTTAATGTCAAATCAAACATTGATACATAATGAGTTAAAACTTTCTAAAGACCAAATATTGGCAGCACTGCGAATTATGATGCTAGCAAGAAGAACTGATGAAAAACATTTGATGGTTTTAAAACAAGGGAAAAGTTTTTTTCATATTGGTTGTTCTGGTCATGAAGCAATTCAAGTTGCAATTGGGTTGGCAATGAATCCAGAAAAAGATTGGGCTTGGACATATTACCGTGATTTAGCTTTAACTTATACATTCGGCCATACGCCAAATGATCATTTTTTAGGTGCATATGCCAAAGCTGATGATCCTGCAAGTGGTGGTAGGCAAATGCCATGTCATCATGGAAATAGAAGAGTACATTTACCAACACAATCATCACCAACTGGAACTCAATTTTTAAATGCTGTTGGTACTGCCTTAGCAGCAAAAAAAGATGGGAGTAATGATGTAACTTATGTTGCAAGTGGAGAAGGAACATGGTCGCAAGGGGAAGTTTATGAAGCTGTTAACTGGGCTTCAAGAGAAAAATTAGGAATGATATTTTGTGTTCAGGATAATGGATATGCAATATCTGTTCCTTCAACTTCTCAAACAGCTGGTGGAAGAGCTGGAAATTTATTTAGAAGTCATCCAAATTTAAACGTAGTATTTGTGGATGGATGTGACTTTTTCGAAAGTTACAAAGTAGCTCTTCAATGCATTGAAAGAGCAAGGAATGGTAAGGGTCCATCTTTGATTCATGCTAATGTAGTTAGGTTGTTAGCACATTCAAGTAGCGATGATCAACGTAAGTATAGAGATTTAAATGAACTTGAAGAAGAAAAACATAGAGACCCGATTGAAAAGTTAAAAAAATATATTTTAGAAAATAAAATAGCTGAACAAAATGAAATTGATGCATTATATGAAGATGTAGTTAAAGAAATTGATATAGCAGCAGATTGGGCTTTAACTCGTGCAGATCCTACAGCTGATACAAGTACAAGATACAATTACTCTGAATTTAGATTGCCTGATTCAGATTTTGAAAAGACTATTCCTAATGGTGAAAAAATTGTAATGGTTGATGCTATTAATCATGCTATGCACGAGGAGATGAAATTCAATGATAAATTACTAATTTTTGGAGAGGATGTAGCTGATAAAAAAGGAGGTGTTTTTACTGCTACAAAAGGTTTATCAAATGAATTTTCTGAAGATAGAGTTTTTAACTCACCATTAGCAGAAGCATCTATTATTGGAGTTGCTTTAGGATTAGCAACTAGAGGTTATAAGCCATGTGTTGAGATTCAATTTGGTGATTATATTTGGCCTGCTTTTATGCAATTAAAAAATGAAGTTGCAACTTTAAGGTATAGAAGTAATAATGGATTTAAATGTCCGATGGTTGTTAGAGTTGCTGTAGGTGGATATATTAATGGTGGTTTGTATCATTCTCAAAATATTGAAGCTTTTTTTGCTCATATACCAGGTCTTATAGTTGTTTATCCTTCAAATGCTGCTGATGCTAAAGGGCTTTTAAAAACAGCATGCAGAATTGATGATCCAGTTATATTTTGTGAACACAAAGATTTATACAGATCTTCATATGCTGCATCTCCTGAACCAGATGAAAATTATCTTTTAGATTTTGGAAAAGGAAAAATAGTTCAAGAAGGTTCAGATATAACAATTGTTACTTATGGAGCAATGGTTAGAGAAAGTTTAAAAGCATCAAAAAAACTTAAAGATGAGTTAAATACAAGTATTGAAATTATAGATTTAAGAACAATATTACCATGGGATAAAGAATTAGTATTTAATTCTGTTAAAAAAACTGGTAGAGTTTTGATTGCTTATGAAGATACCATTACAATGGGCTTTGGAGCTGAAATAGGAGCTGCAATTGCTAAAGAATGCTTTACTTTTCTTGATGCTCCTGTTGAGAGAGTTGCTGCTAAGGATTCACATATACCATATGCAAAAGTTTTAGAACTTGATGTTTTACCAACAGAATCTAAAATTTATGATAGTATAAAAAATGTACTAACTTTTTAGTTTAGTTATTATTATTATTATATTTTGTTTTTTTTTTATTAATTATATAATTTATTAAAATTTGAATTATCTCCACACTGCAGAAATTTTATATACTAACAATACAATTTATTCAAACTATGCCGTTCTTCTTTCAGAGGACGGCATTGTTTTAGAATTTAATTTTACTAAAAAAATTAAAGGTTATTATGATAAAGAGATAAAACATCAAATCTTGATGCCAGGAGTAATTAATTGTCATACTCATCTTACAGATTCATTTCATAAGAAACAAGTTTCAGGTGGGGAAGGATTGGTAAACTGGGTTAGAAATTTGATAAATTCAAGGAATTTAAATTTGCAAACGGAGGATCAATTAAAGAAAAGTGTTGAATTTATTTTAAATGAAATGATGTTTTCTGGAACAGTTGCAATTGGAGAAGTTAGCAATGATTTTAAAACTATAAATGCAATTATAGATTCAAGGATTAATTGTTTATTCAACTATGAATTAACTGGTTTTAAAGAAAGTAATTATAATGCCGTTATTGCAAATTCTAAGTTAAAAATAATTGAGTTACAAAATCAAAATAATGACTTTAAAAAAGATAATTTAAATTGGGTTTATTCAGCTCATGCACCATATTCAGTCTCTTTGAATTTGTTAAAATTAATTAAAGATGAGAATAATAAAAGGGGAGGAAAAACTTTTCAACATTTAGCCGAAGATTCTCAAGAACGAAAATTGTATATTAACGGTAATGGTGAATTTGTTGACTTACTTAAGTATTTTAATGCTTTCGATGAAAATTGGATTTTTCCAAAAGTATCACCTATACAATTGTACAATGAATTTGAATTGTTAGATGAAAATTATGTTGGTGTACATTTAACAGATTGTACAGCAAATGAAATTGAAATGTTATCAACTTGTAATTGTTATGGGGTTCTATGTCCAATTACTAATTTACATATCACAAAAAAACTTCCTCCATTTGAAGAAATAATAAAAAATAAACTGAAGTTTGGATTAGGAACTGATGGATTAGGATCTAATTGGAGTTCTAATGTATTTGACGAAGCAAAGTTATTGCTTGAAAATTGGTATGGGTTAGCCCCTGGTATTTTGTTAAAATCTTTAACTTCAATAGGTGCTGAAATTTTAGGATTTAATTCCTTAGGTAAATTTCAAGTTGGAAACAATTGTGGGATGATATCTATTGAAACAAATACAATAAACAATGATTTGAAGAGCTTGGAAGAGGGAATTATATTAAATCCTACTACTAGAAACTCAATTAATTTCCTTAAAATGTACTAATTACTTTTTCTTTAATAGCCAAGTAATGTTTGGGAATAGTTTTAATTTTAAAATAATAGTAGTTAATAATTTTGATGAATACATATCAGATTTATGTTCTCCAGACAAAATTTTTTCTTCAGTAACATTTCTGATTTCTAAATTATTTTTTTTCCAAAGTCTCATTAAAGCAGGATAAGTTGTATAACTTACATGTTTCATTAAAAATTCTGGGTTCCGTCCTAAAGCTTTTAAAATATATTTTCCAATCCATTTAGGAGTTAATGGAAACCATTTTAATCTATAATGCCCTTCATAAGGAAACAGATAATTTGGTACAGACATCCAAATAATTCCACCTGGTTTAGTAACTCTTATAATTTCTTTTAATGTTTGTTCTCTATCTTGAACATGTTCCAAAACATTTTGACAAGTAACTAAATCAAAATGATTATCAGGATAAGGAATTTTCTCACCTACACCTTTTTTTATTCTATCAAAGTTAAGTCCATAAGACTTTAAAAGCATATGGGAAATTTCAAATTCTTCGGTGTCTGGTTCAATTCCATATGCGTCTGCTCCATTAACTAAACTAGCAAACATTAATTCACCCCAACCAGAACCAATATCTAGAAGTTTTTTATTTTCAATATCAACATATTCTTTTAATGAATCAATTGCTGCAGTACCTCTTTCATGGTTTCGTCTTTGTTGAACAAAAGTTTCAACATGTTTTTTATTATTACCTAAGTACTCACCAAATTGATATCTAATATTAGCTTCTAATCTAATAAGATATTCTTTATACAAAACATTGTCAGTTATTTCAAGCTTTTGTTGGTTAGACATATGTAACTAAATTGAACTTAGAATTATATTATAATGAAAAATCTAAAAATAGATTTAGATCGTAAACGTTAACTAATAGGCATTTAAATCGAACAAATATAATGTTGAACCTTCAAATAAGATTATTAAAAAATGTAACATTATAAATTCTATAATTAAAAAAAAGAAATCTTGTAAATTGAAATAAAAAAAGGAATGAATTACTTCATTCCTTAAAAAAATGTTGTCGGGGTGGCAGGATTCGAACCTACGACCTTCTGCTCCCAAAGCAGACGCGATACCGGGCTACGCTACACCCCGTTTTTTTTGGTTCGCAAAAGTCGGAAAAAAAAATGGACTACACAAGAGTT
Above is a window of Chlorobiota bacterium DNA encoding:
- a CDS encoding dehydrogenase E1 component subunit alpha/beta, producing the protein MSNQTLIHNELKLSKDQILAALRIMMLARRTDEKHLMVLKQGKSFFHIGCSGHEAIQVAIGLAMNPEKDWAWTYYRDLALTYTFGHTPNDHFLGAYAKADDPASGGRQMPCHHGNRRVHLPTQSSPTGTQFLNAVGTALAAKKDGSNDVTYVASGEGTWSQGEVYEAVNWASREKLGMIFCVQDNGYAISVPSTSQTAGGRAGNLFRSHPNLNVVFVDGCDFFESYKVALQCIERARNGKGPSLIHANVVRLLAHSSSDDQRKYRDLNELEEEKHRDPIEKLKKYILENKIAEQNEIDALYEDVVKEIDIAADWALTRADPTADTSTRYNYSEFRLPDSDFEKTIPNGEKIVMVDAINHAMHEEMKFNDKLLIFGEDVADKKGGVFTATKGLSNEFSEDRVFNSPLAEASIIGVALGLATRGYKPCVEIQFGDYIWPAFMQLKNEVATLRYRSNNGFKCPMVVRVAVGGYINGGLYHSQNIEAFFAHIPGLIVVYPSNAADAKGLLKTACRIDDPVIFCEHKDLYRSSYAASPEPDENYLLDFGKGKIVQEGSDITIVTYGAMVRESLKASKKLKDELNTSIEIIDLRTILPWDKELVFNSVKKTGRVLIAYEDTITMGFGAEIGAAIAKECFTFLDAPVERVAAKDSHIPYAKVLELDVLPTESKIYDSIKNVLTF
- a CDS encoding amidohydrolase family protein, with product MNYLHTAEILYTNNTIYSNYAVLLSEDGIVLEFNFTKKIKGYYDKEIKHQILMPGVINCHTHLTDSFHKKQVSGGEGLVNWVRNLINSRNLNLQTEDQLKKSVEFILNEMMFSGTVAIGEVSNDFKTINAIIDSRINCLFNYELTGFKESNYNAVIANSKLKIIELQNQNNDFKKDNLNWVYSAHAPYSVSLNLLKLIKDENNKRGGKTFQHLAEDSQERKLYINGNGEFVDLLKYFNAFDENWIFPKVSPIQLYNEFELLDENYVGVHLTDCTANEIEMLSTCNCYGVLCPITNLHITKKLPPFEEIIKNKLKFGLGTDGLGSNWSSNVFDEAKLLLENWYGLAPGILLKSLTSIGAEILGFNSLGKFQVGNNCGMISIETNTINNDLKSLEEGIILNPTTRNSINFLKMY
- a CDS encoding class I SAM-dependent methyltransferase yields the protein MSNQQKLEITDNVLYKEYLIRLEANIRYQFGEYLGNNKKHVETFVQQRRNHERGTAAIDSLKEYVDIENKKLLDIGSGWGELMFASLVNGADAYGIEPDTEEFEISHMLLKSYGLNFDRIKKGVGEKIPYPDNHFDLVTCQNVLEHVQDREQTLKEIIRVTKPGGIIWMSVPNYLFPYEGHYRLKWFPLTPKWIGKYILKALGRNPEFLMKHVSYTTYPALMRLWKKNNLEIRNVTEEKILSGEHKSDMYSSKLLTTIILKLKLFPNITWLLKKK